GACCTGGTGGGAGAGGGCTGCAGGAGGCTCAGCCTTGCTCCTACGCTGCATGGAAATAGGAAAGCTCATCCTGGGATGCACTGGGACCCCCAGCACTGGTCCAGGGCAATGCCAGGACACGCTGGCAGTGCTGGAGGCCGTGCTGCTTGGGGGACAGTGCCCCACTGCAGGGCTCAGGGTGGATTTCCATCCACCTTCCCATGGGgaacccccatccctgcagatgcagccactccttgtcctggtttcagctgggatacagttaattttcttcctagtagctggcacagtgctgtgtttgggaTTTAGTgagagaataatgttgataaaaCACGGAtatttagttgttgctaagtagtgtttatcctgagttaaagatttttcagggagggagcatggccaggagagctgacccaaactagccaaagggctattccataccatagggcatcatgcccagtatagaaactggggggagttggccgggagggACTGATCCctgctcaggcatcggtcagcaggtggggagcaactgcattgtgcatcgcttgtcttttatttctctcttttttattatattccttttcattacaattattattattatatttttaattgttattgttattattatattttactttatttagtcaggaaactgttcttatctcaacccatgagttttacttttttttcaattctcctccccatcccactgggagcggggaggagtgagcgagcggctgtatggtgcttagttgctggctggggttaaaccacaacactccTGCATCCCCATTTGCTCTTTACAGTGAAGTTTCGAATCGTCTCTTTGGATAAAGACTTCGCGCCCAGCAATAAGAAggtgagagcagggctggggaaggggggaggcaACAGGGCTCCTCTGCACTGCCCTCCTACAGTCTCAGCAAGCCATGAGAGAGGTGTGGGAGTCAGCCAGCACCTTTCTCCTCGGGAATCCtgccccagccagctctgcctgggTGGCTGTACTTCCCAGGGACAGGGATGCCCTGTGGCGTTCACAGAGGCTTCAGCAGGCTAAGGAAAGACAAAGCGGAATTACATGTGTGACATGGGAATGTACCCACTTAAACTTTCAGTTAGGGATGTAGCAATGATAAGGGGAAAGCAGGGAAAGTGCTGTTGATATCACCAAGTCAGACACCAGGATTACATCCGAGTTCAGTCTTTGGTCCCCCAAGCAATCATCTGTGTCTCTGGAAGCACAGGAGGTTCCCAGATTAAATGGTTGCTGGTTTCTTGGGAAGGCACTAGGAGATGCCACCTCTCCATGCCATGCTGGCAGTGCCCTCGGCTCATCCCAGCTAGAGCCACCCACAGGCTCAGAATCAATCCCAAAGCTAATTGAAGTGTTGGAAGTTCACAGCATCCCACAAATAACCCTCACTGTCCTCCATCCATGGCTCCATAGATGTCCCCACCCTGGTGAGACCCCAAGGAAGGCTTTGAATTTCTCCTCTAACCATGTTCTCTTTGCTTTGCAGCTGCCCCTTGTCTTCCTGAAGGTCAGTCTGAGAGATGGAGGGAGGCTCCTGGGCGGTGTGGGCTTGGGAAGGTGGTGTGGCTGGGAGAGGAGAAGTATAACACAGCCATGGGCTGTTTTATTGTGGAGTGCTGGGATCCCCGGGGTGCTGACGCCACATGTCCCTATGTGCAGGATCCCAGCGGGAACCGCATCGCGCAGTGGCAGGAGGTGAGCCCGCAGCAGGGCATCGTGGACCTGTCCCTCCCGCTGGCTGCAGAGCCAGCTCTGGGCACGTACATCATCGAGGCAGAGGGGAAGAGCCACTCCTTCAGCGTGGAGGAATATGGTACGTGGGACCAGGAGGTGCATGGTGGGTGGAAGTCCCACCTCGGCATGTCGCTGTGGGCAGCATGTCCTGGCCCCCCTAGCCACCCAGGCACCGCTGTCCTTGTCCTGGGAGCAACAACCCTCTCTCCTTTTGCTTCTCCATCAGTGCTGCCCAAGTTTGAGATGACCATTGATCTCCCTGCTATGGTGCTGGAGAAGGACAAGAAGTTTCAGATGGAGATTTGTGGACGGTGAGCCTGAAGCAGCCTGTGCCGGGAAGAGTGAGGGATGGGGGTATCCAACGTGATGTGGTCTATCAGGCCCACCCTCACCTCCCTCCACCCAACAGATACACCTATGGGAAGCCTGTCCAGGGGAAGGTCCAGGCCAGCTTGTGCCAGCCCTTCAGGCACATCTGGAATGTGTACAGACCTTATGACGCCCCTGAGAAAAAGATGAACTGCGTCGTGGTTAGCGGGAAGGTGAGTACAGTTGGGGATCGTGGGTGCCGCTGGGACAGCCATTCCCCCCTTCCCAGGACTGCTGCTAACAGGGTTGACTCTCTCGCTCCAGACTGAGAAGAACGGCTGCTTTTCAACAGAGGTTTTGTTGAGTGCCTTCAACCTGACCAGCTCCAGGTATCAGAAGCAATTCCAAGTCCAGGCATCATTGGTGGAGGATGGTACAGGTAGGGATGGCGATGTTCTCCTGCTTGGGCAGGGGCACTGCTGCTCGTGTGTGGCTTTGTGTTCATTCCTGTGTGCACTCAAACGCATGTGGCACGGGCGTATCAACCTTCTCCAGGGAAGCCCAAAAACAACGCTGTGGTTTAGAGGTGCATGTGTGCAGGGACTGTGTCCAGGCAGGGATATGAGCCAGGTCAACCAGGTCATACTCCTAATTCTGACCAGAGAAATGGTTGGGAGGCAAAAACACCTTTCCAAGATCCAACAGCTCGCCTGACACTATGGCTAGCAACGAGTCGACACAAAGCAGTGGTTTCACCCACCAGTCTGGTGGCGTGGCTTTGTTTTTTGAGATAATACACCTCACCCACCAGAAGTGACTGCCAGTGGCttggcttcagaaaaaaagaagaccagGGGTTGTCCCAGGCCCACTGGCACTGAGGTGGCCCTGCATCATGGTGCTTTGGTGAAGCATCTTTTCTGAAGTCTCTGCAGCCAGCTGCACTTTGGTTTTAGGTCTAAAACATGCTGTAGAGGTTTTGCTCCTCTTCTAGGAGGTGCAAACTGTGCTCAAAGCTGCCAGCTGCTGAGGGAAAGCCTAAAATGTCCAAGACCTTTATTGCACTATGacaggggagctgggagcagctaACCTGTGCCCTGTGTCCCCGCAAGACCCTTAGCTCCCCACTCCCTCTCCACAGGACTGGAGCTGAAAAACACCAAGAGCTGCAAGATTTTACCTGAAATTGTCACTGTCACTTTCGAAAACATCGATGATTTCTACAAGCCTGGGATTCCCTTCACTGGGACGGTAatgggggggtccctgcaccctGCTGCACCCCGTCCTGCTCCCTCTGATCCCCAACCCTGCTATCCCACCCCTGCTCTCTGCCCCACGGCTGCAGCCCAGCCCGGGccatctccccttccctcctggtACAGATGCTGCTGAAGGGAGCCGATGGTGCCGTGCTGCCACAGAAGCAGCTCTTGCTCATCGTTAGCCAGCAAGGAAAAGATACAAGACAGACTTTCCTGACAGACAGATCAGGGAGAGCCTCCTTTGAGCTGGAGACTTCTGGTTGGAGTGGCAAGGTCTCCCTGCATGTAAGTGAGCCGTCTCCCACCCCTCGGGGGTACCTGTGCTGCTTTCTCCACTAGTACAGGGCTGGGCACCTCTCCAAGCCTGCACCAGTGATGCCTGGCACCAGGACCAGTACCTCATGGGCTGCTGGACAGCTTCACCGCCCTGACTTCTTCCTCCATTGCTCAGGGTCAAGTCAATGAGACAGCTCACATCCAGAACGATGGCTCGACACTCATCTACCAAAATGTCCACACACATCTCAGGCCCTTCTTCTCAGCGAGCAGGAGCTTCCTGCGGATCCGCCGGCTGGAGAGGGAGCTGCCCTGtggccagccccagcagctctgggtgGACTACATCTTCAGCAAGGAGGCCTTGGCGACTGAGCTGGAGAGCCTGGATGTGGTCTTCCTGGTGAGTCCCAGACCAGGGAGGTTGGGCAGTGGGCATTAGGGTGGTTGTGTGTGAAGGTCCACATCTACACACACAGTTGTGGTTGTGTCCCTGAGGACAAGACAATGAGCAATCTTGTCCTGGCTAGACTGAGAGGCCTGTGCCTGACAGTAGAGGTGTCTGCTGGGACTGTTGGACCTGCATGCCAATGGGAGACATTGTGGGGGTTGGAGACTGGGCAAGGTCAAAAACCATCCCAACACCTTCACTCTTGGGTTCATCCTCCATCAGGACATTTTGGTTTCACAGAAAGCATCATTTCAGTTGTTCCCATCTCCTTCTCTGCAGGTCCTGGCCAAGGGGACCATTGCCACTGTCCTCAGGAAAGAGCTGCCTGCAGAGGCTGGTAGGTCCCGAGGCATGGACAGGCTGTGCAGGACTCTGCTCTCTGGGCCTGGTCCTTATCTCCCCTCCTTTCTCATGGCCAGGGCTGAGAGGCTCCTTCTCCCTGGAGCTGCCCATTGGCCTTGAGCTGGCACCCATGGCCAAGGTGCTGGGCTACGTGGTGCTGCCCAACAGTGAGATGGTGGCTGACAGCACCGAGCTCAAGGTGGAGAAGTGCTTCCCCAACGAGGTGAGTGGAGGCTGCTGGAGATGGGGGAAACACCCCATGTCTTGTCCATAGCTTGATGCCCTGAGGTCCATCCTGCTCCAGATGTATCACAGTGTCATAGTCTCTTTAATCCATGCCCTGATCTCCAAACCCTCAAGTCTGATTTTACCCTTGTCTAGAAGAGACCTCCATGTCCATGGCTTGGAGCTGCTCCTGCATGGGAGATggctctccctcctgcccttgcCTCCTGACgtccctgtccctccccaggtGAAGATGGCTTTTTCAGAGGACAGGGCTCTGCCTGGCTCggcactgcagctgcagctggaggctgcCCCAGGATCCCTGTGTGCTGTCCGTGCCGTGGACCGGAGCGTGCTGCTCTTGAAGCCTGAGGCCAAGCTCAGCACAGAGACAGTGAGTGGTGGCAGGGCCCAGGCCTCCTTCTGCAGTCCTGGGGACCAGCCGGGGATGGGGGTGGGAAGAGATTACATTGGCTTGGACCTCCCCTACGGAGATGTGGTGCCGTGTTGGCTCCTGGGCAGTCCTGCTCCTGGGCAGGGGTAGGTGCCTGGCTGGTTTTGTACCTAGCGCACATGTTTATTCCCAGGTCTACAAAGTACTCCCCAAATTTGACTACCCTAGAAGCATTCAGGACCCACCACCCTGTCCAGTGTCTCCCTGGGACTGTCCCATCGACTATGACTTTCCTGTCAGCCCACTTGTAGTGGTAGAGCAAGACTTCGTTCTTCCTCCAGCAAGGCATCGCTTACTTTCCCCTTTTCAGAGGACTTCCCAGGAGGACACCTACAAGTTATTTCAGGTAAAGGCCCTGCCTGCCTGTGCCTCCTGGTTCCTCTTCATCCAGGAGCTGGCTATGGTTTGCTCAGGGTCCTGGGAAACCACAGCACTGTCCCATGAAAGCCACACTCATGGCAAAGGTCTTTCCCATGAAAGACACACCCATGGCAAAGGTCTTTCCCTTTCCCATGAATGCCAGGCTCTGGTCCTTCTCCACTTGTCATCTTCTGCAGCCCTGTGACTATTTACTGCTGGGATGGGGATATTCCTCCTGCTGGGTTTcaacctcttttctttttcacagaatgcAGCACTGAAACTTTTCACCAATGCCAAGACCAGCGATGTTTGCAAAAAGATATTCGCCTTGCCTGAGATGCAGCTTTCCCAAGGTCCCGGAGGTCAGCACAGCCCTTGGTTTGCTCACTCTGCTAAGCCCTCTCAGGAGAAAAGAGCAAAGAACTGGTGCCCAGTCCTGGTTCCCGTGTCCTCAGGGGGACTTAGAGCCATCCTGAAAATCTACTCGGCATCAAAGGGCTTGAGGAGGATTGAAAAGGATTTTGGCCACCTTCATGCTGCCTGCTGAGATGCAGAGACCTGTGGACCCTAatttctgctttgccttttccAGGTGGCTTTAGGTCCTATTCCACCTATTTGCCTGAACAACCTGATGCCCTGAGAGTAATGAGCCCTGGTATCCCCGTCGTCGCTGTCCAGGAAGAGCCACCGGCACCCCGGACATATTTCCCAGAGACGTGGCTGTGGGACCTGATCCCTGTGGGGTGAGTGAGGACGGTCCCCATGGGGCTGGTCCTCTCCCCAACTCCCCTCCTGCATGGAGGGAAGTTGGGGACATCAGGATGGCTCCTTCTCCCACAGGGTGATAGCCAGCTCAGCTGGGCATGGCACCAGCTGTGGGTGACCATGGTGGGATGGCCTTAGGATGTTCTTCATCCCACAGGGAGGGGGGCTCTGCAGAGGTGACGGTGACGGTGCCTGATACCATCACCAAGTGGGAAGCCGGGATGTTCTGCACGTCCCCGTTGGGCTTGGGACTGGCCCCTGCCACCGCCCTCACGGCCTTCAAGCCCTTCTTCGTGGAGCTGGCGCTGCCCTACGCTGTGGTCCGCAACGAAGCCTTCACCCTTGTGGCCACCGTCTTCAACTACCTGCGGCAGTGCCTGcgggtgagtggggctggggagggggtccTGGGGCTGGGGTCTGGCAGGGGCTGATGGAGCCGTGGTTGTGGTCTGGCAGGTTCAGGTGACGTTGGTGGAGTCAGCGGAGCTGGAGGTGTCACCGAGCGTGGATGAGCTGTACGGAGGTTGTATCTGTGCAGAAGAAGCGAGGACGTTCCGGTGGGGCGTGCGAGCCACCAGCCTGGGTACAGAGCACCAGGACCACAGCAGgaccctcctgccctgctgcttgGGGACCCCCTCAGAGgatggggtgggcagggaggacaGGAGCAAATGCAATACCACCTGGGAGGCTCTCCTCTGCTCCACTTTCACCCTCCCTCTTGCCTCACAGCACCGTTCCTCAACGTGGTGACCTCCATCCCGATCCAACCAGCCCCACTCAAAGCCCCAGGGGTGATGCAAGCCCGTGGGGCTGCAGTGCAGGCTGGGGGGCTCCGTGGGGACTGAGTGCCCTGCTTGCATTCACAGGGGAGGTGAACATCACCATCAGCACCGAGGCCCTCAGCTCCAAGGAGCTCTGTGGCAACGAGATGCCCGTGGTGCCGGCCCAGGGGCGCGTGGACACCATGATAAAGCCCTTGCTGGTGCAGGTCAGATGGGTTATGGAGGAGGAAAGTGGGATAGGTTTGGGGACAGGGTCCAAGCAGCCCTTGGGGTGCAGCGGGAGGACCAGGAGTGGGATAGCACCCAGCTCCAAGCCTGGGTTGCAGGCATGACCCTGTGGGACAGGGGAACACTGCTGGTCCCTTCTCCTGACCAATTCTGGTGCTGCTTCCCCACAGCCTGGAGGCATTCTGGTGGAGAAGGCGCACAactccctgctctgccaggaaGGTAGGATCGGCTGGGGGTGTCTGGCAGTGCTGTGGGAATGTGGGGCAGGAATGCTTGGCCACTGGTCACAAGGGCCACCAGGCCAGAGGACCCAAGGACCAGGGTCCCTAGGGGCTCCCAGCTGAGATGTTGCAATCCAGCCTTGAGCCTGTGGAGGGTCAGAGCAGGAAGGGGGTGGGCAAGGGCACCATGGGGCAGGGCCAGCAGCAACTGGGCATCCTCACTGTCATTGCCCTCCATCCCCACAGTCACTGAAGAAATCTCCTTGGAGGTTCCTGCAAACATTCTGGAGGGCTCCCAGCGAGCCCACATCACTGTGATGGGTaagggacaggcaggggacaggggaccacctggggcagggagggtgcagagctCCATGGCCCAAGCTCAGCAGGAGGTGGGACCACCTGGAGCTGAGATGGGAGGGGTACAGGGGACACAGCTGATGACAGTGCTCCTCATATCCCCCTGGGATAGGTGACATCATGGGCAACGCTCTCCAGAACCTGGACCACCTCCTGGCCATGCCCTATGGCTGTGGGGAGCAGAACATGGTTCGCTTTGCCCCCAACATCTACATCCAGCAGTACCTGGAGAAGAGCGGGCAGCTGCACCCCGACATCCGCGCCAAGGCGCAGGGCTTCCTGCAGAGCGGTGAGCGTTCCTGGTCCCCTCCTCTCCCCGTCCCACCCTGCCTTGCTGCCGAGGGACACCACTGCCTCATATCCCTCCTCCCCATTTTCTACCTGCACCCCGGGGTGGGTCTGGGTTCCAGGCTGCCTCTGGGGTCCCCTGGGGTTGTAAAAACCACGATGtaaagactcatccccatctcctccccacagGGTACCAGCGAGAGCTGCTCTACAAACACGATGATGGCTCTTACAGCGCCTTTGGGAAGAGCGATGACAGTGGCAATACCTGGTGAGGGACCACACAGGGCTCGGGCAGGCTGTGCAGTGGCA
This window of the Strix uralensis isolate ZFMK-TIS-50842 chromosome 22, bStrUra1, whole genome shotgun sequence genome carries:
- the LOC141953619 gene encoding alpha-2-macroglobulin-like protein 1, which produces MESKDLISEPGAEQTQVYSNSTPGEGGCGCPQRLLAAGDMRSAAALPILLLLILHLAAGASAAQSYVVTSPAVIYHPHTAMLWVHLSGLREPVQVTVQLQRKDRTHNIILLERKVQEPHLYLNITFPAPAPTKGKEEIVDLHVSIQGDSLDVSKTKKVMLRALEPGIFIQTDKAVYKPGQQVKFRIVSLDKDFAPSNKKLPLVFLKDPSGNRIAQWQEVSPQQGIVDLSLPLAAEPALGTYIIEAEGKSHSFSVEEYVLPKFEMTIDLPAMVLEKDKKFQMEICGRYTYGKPVQGKVQASLCQPFRHIWNVYRPYDAPEKKMNCVVVSGKTEKNGCFSTEVLLSAFNLTSSRYQKQFQVQASLVEDGTGLELKNTKSCKILPEIVTVTFENIDDFYKPGIPFTGTMLLKGADGAVLPQKQLLLIVSQQGKDTRQTFLTDRSGRASFELETSGWSGKVSLHGQVNETAHIQNDGSTLIYQNVHTHLRPFFSASRSFLRIRRLERELPCGQPQQLWVDYIFSKEALATELESLDVVFLVLAKGTIATVLRKELPAEAGLRGSFSLELPIGLELAPMAKVLGYVVLPNSEMVADSTELKVEKCFPNEVKMAFSEDRALPGSALQLQLEAAPGSLCAVRAVDRSVLLLKPEAKLSTETVYKVLPKFDYPRSIQDPPPCPVSPWDCPIDYDFPVSPLVVVEQDFVLPPARHRLLSPFQRTSQEDTYKLFQNAALKLFTNAKTSDVCKKIFALPEMQLSQGPGGGFRSYSTYLPEQPDALRVMSPGIPVVAVQEEPPAPRTYFPETWLWDLIPVGEGGSAEVTVTVPDTITKWEAGMFCTSPLGLGLAPATALTAFKPFFVELALPYAVVRNEAFTLVATVFNYLRQCLRVQVTLVESAELEVSPSVDELYGGCICAEEARTFRWGVRATSLGEVNITISTEALSSKELCGNEMPVVPAQGRVDTMIKPLLVQPGGILVEKAHNSLLCQEVTEEISLEVPANILEGSQRAHITVMGDIMGNALQNLDHLLAMPYGCGEQNMVRFAPNIYIQQYLEKSGQLHPDIRAKAQGFLQSGYQRELLYKHDDGSYSAFGKSDDSGNTWLTAFVLKSFGQARAYVAIEERHITDALRWLQKQQQQTGCFRSVGKLFNNALQGGVSDTLSLSAYVTAAILELGLSPKDPMVSSALQCLEASATDDVYTQALLAYVFGLAGRREQQQAQLQSLAQRSISAEGQLYWQRKEKALPPSQPSWATAAPAEVEMTAYVLLAYLSQPQLSSADLGTASHIVRWLSKQQNPYGGFASTQDTVVALQALAKYAALTYGSNGDFTVTVTSPTGTVQDFVLHNSNRLVLQRAALHELPGTYGVRARGQGCALVQVTLRYNVPPPPSVGTFDLRVETEPRECTGDASTRFRLLLRARYTGERPATNMVVIEAKLPSGYIPDKSSMVELKRQKLVKKVEVQPDQVTIYLDQLTKEEETFAFTATQDFPVRNLQPATVTLYDYYETGDRTDAAYSAPCSSETDSQEQENF